One Methanocaldococcus villosus KIN24-T80 genomic window carries:
- the purB gene encoding adenylosuccinate lyase, with amino-acid sequence MAVHPIDYRYGTEEMRKVWEEENKLDKMLKVEAALAKAQASLGIIPKEAAKIIEEKASTKYVKLERVKEIEKETKHDVVAMIKALAEVCGEAGEYVHFGATSNDIVDTANSLLIKESLKIIEDKLKRLRDVLLEKAEEHKYTVCIGRTHGQHAIPTTYGMRFALWAAELDRHLKRINEAKKRILVSKMTGAVGTCAAMGEKGLEVHKKVAEILGLEPDLITNQVIQRDRHAEFIFLLALIAQTLNKIGTTVRNMQRTEIAELEEEFDVQKQTGSSTMPHKRNPITFEQICGLSRVIKSLCLAEMDNIPLWEERDLTNSSAERCIFAEVCVLTDHILNLAIKGIKKLKVNKENCEKNLNLTKGLIMAERIMIELAKRGLGRQRAYNIVRECAMKAYLENKHFKDILLENETVMKYLSKEEIDKLMDPKGYIGLAPQIIDNVIKTLRGNE; translated from the coding sequence ATGGCTGTGCATCCTATAGATTACAGATATGGGACAGAAGAAATGAGAAAAGTTTGGGAGGAAGAAAACAAGTTAGATAAGATGTTAAAAGTTGAAGCTGCATTAGCAAAGGCTCAAGCTTCTTTAGGTATAATTCCAAAAGAGGCTGCTAAAATAATTGAAGAAAAAGCTTCAACCAAATATGTAAAATTGGAAAGAGTAAAAGAAATAGAAAAAGAAACAAAACATGATGTTGTGGCTATGATAAAAGCTCTTGCTGAAGTTTGTGGGGAAGCTGGAGAGTATGTGCATTTTGGAGCTACATCAAATGATATTGTTGATACTGCAAATTCTTTATTAATAAAGGAATCGTTGAAAATTATTGAAGATAAATTAAAAAGATTAAGAGATGTTTTATTAGAAAAAGCTGAAGAGCATAAATATACAGTGTGCATTGGAAGAACTCATGGCCAACATGCTATCCCTACAACATATGGGATGAGATTTGCATTATGGGCTGCGGAGTTAGACAGGCATCTAAAAAGAATTAACGAAGCTAAGAAAAGGATATTGGTTTCCAAAATGACAGGTGCTGTTGGAACCTGTGCAGCAATGGGAGAAAAAGGGTTAGAAGTGCATAAGAAGGTTGCTGAAATTCTTGGGTTAGAGCCAGATCTAATAACTAATCAAGTTATTCAAAGAGATAGACATGCAGAGTTTATATTTTTGCTAGCTTTAATAGCTCAAACATTAAATAAAATAGGAACTACAGTAAGAAATATGCAGAGAACTGAAATAGCAGAACTTGAAGAAGAGTTTGATGTACAGAAGCAAACAGGTTCTTCTACAATGCCACATAAAAGAAATCCTATAACATTTGAACAAATCTGTGGATTGTCAAGAGTTATTAAATCTTTATGTTTAGCTGAAATGGATAATATCCCTTTATGGGAAGAAAGGGATTTAACAAACTCTTCTGCTGAAAGATGTATTTTTGCTGAAGTTTGTGTTTTGACCGACCATATACTAAACTTAGCAATAAAAGGAATAAAAAAGCTAAAAGTCAATAAAGAAAATTGTGAAAAGAATTTAAATTTAACAAAAGGACTTATAATGGCTGAAAGAATTATGATTGAGTTGGCTAAAAGAGGATTAGGAAGACAGAGGGCTTATAATATAGTAAGAGAGTGTGCCATGAAGGCATATTTAGAAAATAAACACTTTAAAGATATTTTGTTAGAAAATGAAACTGTTATGAAATACTTATCTAAAGAAGAGATTGATAAACTTATGGATCCTAAGGGATATATTGGATTAGCTCCCCAAATAATAGATAATGTAATAAAAACTTTGAGAGGTAATGAGTAA
- a CDS encoding ATP-binding protein — translation MKIAIVGKGGVGKTFIASNLIKLFAKNGYKVIAIDCDNNPTLALSFNIYEDITPISKREDIIEERTGAKPGSFGAIFKINPKVDDLIDKLGYKVDDNITLLVMGTIEKSGEGCVCPASILLRRLLRHLVLKRDEVVILDMEAGLEHFGRKTLDGIDLMLIVVEPTKKSIITAKRIKKLAEDMGIKNIKVIINKVKGDIEKVKELVERELGIEVIGVIPYDEKVEKAELFGEELENSIALKEIEKIFKNL, via the coding sequence ATGAAAATAGCTATAGTTGGAAAAGGTGGGGTAGGGAAAACTTTTATAGCCTCTAACTTAATAAAACTCTTTGCTAAAAATGGTTATAAAGTGATAGCTATTGACTGTGATAATAACCCAACATTGGCTTTATCATTTAACATTTATGAAGATATTACGCCAATATCAAAAAGAGAAGATATTATAGAAGAAAGAACAGGAGCTAAACCTGGAAGTTTTGGAGCAATTTTCAAAATAAATCCAAAAGTTGATGATCTTATAGATAAGTTAGGATATAAAGTTGATGATAACATCACCCTATTAGTTATGGGTACTATTGAAAAGAGTGGAGAAGGTTGTGTTTGTCCAGCATCAATTCTTTTAAGAAGATTATTGAGGCATCTAGTATTAAAGAGAGATGAGGTAGTTATTTTAGACATGGAAGCAGGATTAGAACATTTTGGAAGAAAGACTTTAGATGGAATTGATCTAATGCTGATTGTTGTAGAACCTACAAAAAAATCTATTATAACAGCTAAGAGAATAAAAAAGTTAGCAGAAGACATGGGTATAAAAAATATCAAAGTTATAATAAATAAAGTTAAAGGAGATATTGAGAAAGTGAAAGAGTTAGTGGAGAGAGAGTTGGGTATTGAAGTTATAGGGGTTATCCCATATGATGAAAAAGTAGAAAAAGCCGAACTATTTGGAGAAGAGTTAGAAAATAGTATAGCTTTAAAAGAGATAGAAAAAATATTTAAAAATCTTTAA
- the moaA gene encoding GTP 3',8-cyclase MoaA produces MKDRFGREITSLRISVTNKCNLSCFYCHKEGHSGENRYMTPEEIGKIVDVAKKFGIRKVKISGGEPLIRRDITDIVREVSSRKLKDVSLTTNGILLEKLADKLKNSGLDRVNVSLDALNPELYKKITGGDVNKVINGIKRAIDVGLTPVKINFLAMKINICELEKIMDFCRELGAILQIIEFIPIKKELKNYYYDISKIEKELEEKADKIIVRKFQNRKKYFIDTLEVEVVKPMDNSKFCMNCSRIRLTYDGYLKPCLLRDDNLVDILTPLRRGENIEKCFLECINRREPYFKDF; encoded by the coding sequence ATGAAGGATAGGTTTGGTAGAGAAATAACATCATTAAGGATATCTGTAACCAATAAATGTAATTTATCCTGTTTTTATTGCCACAAGGAGGGGCATAGTGGTGAAAACAGATACATGACTCCAGAGGAGATTGGTAAAATAGTTGATGTTGCTAAAAAATTTGGTATAAGAAAGGTAAAGATATCTGGTGGAGAACCATTAATAAGGAGGGATATTACAGATATTGTGAGAGAAGTTAGTAGTAGAAAATTGAAAGATGTCTCATTAACAACAAATGGAATATTGTTAGAAAAATTAGCTGATAAACTAAAAAATTCTGGATTGGATAGAGTTAATGTAAGTTTAGATGCCTTAAATCCTGAATTGTATAAAAAAATAACAGGTGGAGATGTTAATAAAGTTATTAATGGTATAAAGAGGGCTATAGATGTAGGTTTAACACCTGTTAAAATAAATTTTTTAGCTATGAAAATAAATATATGTGAGTTAGAAAAAATTATGGATTTTTGTAGAGAATTAGGGGCTATATTACAAATAATAGAATTTATTCCTATAAAGAAGGAGTTAAAAAATTACTATTATGATATATCAAAAATAGAAAAAGAATTAGAAGAAAAGGCTGATAAGATAATTGTTAGAAAATTCCAAAATAGAAAAAAATATTTTATTGATACACTAGAAGTTGAAGTTGTTAAACCAATGGATAATAGTAAGTTTTGTATGAACTGTAGTAGAATAAGGTTAACATATGATGGTTATTTAAAACCTTGCTTATTAAGGGATGATAATTTAGTTGATATATTAACCCCCCTAAGGAGAGGAGAAAATATTGAAAAGTGTTTCTTAGAATGTATAAATAGAAGGGAACCATATTTTAAAGATTTTTAA
- the eno gene encoding phosphopyruvate hydratase, whose translation MFCINSIYGDILLYNVDERFNIKDVIAREVIDSRGNPTVEVEVITEGHGFGRAIVPSGASTGSHEALELRDKDQRFGGNGVLLAVENVNSIIKPEIIGYDARMQREIDTIMIELDGTENKSKLGANAILAVSLAVAKAAADTAKIPLYKYLGGCNSYIMPVPLMNIINGGKHAGNNLDIQEFMIMPVGANSIAEAVRMGSEVYHVLKQVIVEKYGKSAINVGDEGGFAPPLNETREALNLLLEAIKRANYEDEIVLALDAAATEFYKDGYYQIDGKKLTREQLLEFYKELVDEYPIVSIEDPFHEDDFEGFKIITEELDIQIVGDDIFVTNVKRLKRGIKERAGNALLLKVNQIGTLTEAIDAANLAYRNGYAVIVSHRSGETEDTTIADLSVALNSGQIKTGAPARGERTAKYNQLIRIEQELGMSKYAGRDFRCPF comes from the coding sequence ATGTTTTGTATCAACTCAATTTATGGTGATATCTTGCTATACAATGTAGATGAGAGGTTTAATATAAAGGATGTAATAGCTAGAGAGGTTATAGATTCAAGAGGCAATCCTACAGTTGAAGTTGAAGTTATTACAGAGGGACATGGTTTTGGTAGGGCTATTGTTCCTAGTGGAGCTTCAACTGGTTCACATGAAGCTTTAGAGTTAAGAGATAAAGATCAAAGATTTGGAGGTAATGGAGTATTATTAGCTGTTGAAAATGTTAACTCTATCATAAAACCTGAAATAATAGGTTATGATGCAAGAATGCAAAGAGAAATAGATACAATAATGATAGAACTTGATGGTACAGAGAATAAATCAAAATTGGGAGCAAATGCAATATTAGCTGTATCTTTAGCTGTTGCAAAAGCTGCTGCTGACACTGCTAAAATTCCACTTTATAAATATTTGGGGGGTTGTAATAGTTATATAATGCCTGTTCCATTAATGAATATTATTAATGGAGGAAAACATGCTGGAAATAACTTAGATATTCAAGAATTTATGATTATGCCTGTTGGTGCAAACAGTATAGCTGAAGCTGTTAGAATGGGTTCAGAAGTTTATCATGTTTTAAAACAAGTTATTGTTGAAAAGTATGGAAAATCTGCTATTAATGTTGGAGATGAAGGTGGATTTGCTCCTCCATTAAATGAAACTAGAGAAGCCTTAAATTTATTATTAGAAGCTATAAAAAGAGCTAATTATGAGGACGAAATCGTTTTAGCTTTAGATGCAGCTGCAACTGAATTTTATAAAGATGGTTATTATCAAATAGATGGAAAAAAATTAACTAGAGAACAACTATTAGAGTTCTATAAAGAACTTGTTGATGAATATCCTATTGTTTCTATAGAAGATCCTTTCCATGAAGATGATTTTGAAGGATTTAAGATAATTACTGAAGAGTTAGACATACAAATTGTTGGGGATGATATATTTGTAACAAATGTTAAAAGACTAAAAAGAGGAATTAAGGAGAGAGCTGGAAATGCACTATTGTTAAAAGTTAATCAAATTGGAACTCTAACAGAGGCAATAGATGCTGCAAACTTAGCTTATAGAAATGGTTATGCTGTTATAGTTTCACATAGAAGTGGAGAAACAGAAGACACTACTATAGCTGATCTTTCAGTAGCTTTAAATTCTGGTCAGATAAAAACAGGAGCCCCTGCAAGAGGAGAGAGGACTGCTAAATATAACCAGCTTATAAGAATAGAACAAGAGTTAGGGATGTCAAAATATGCTGGAAGAGATTTTAGATGTCCATTCTAA
- a CDS encoding methanogenesis marker 6 protein, whose translation MMKTKVIVLADNATTTPGKLFRYINSLNEPIIVKETCFGCYIEGEEEIVDRLAQKIRNFERNRIFCKDRGYAIWDKRRCRAFRKGGAREGFHQLEAEQKVLSYIGLALDEIDKNGVKPIEEILEKEKKILEKERKLPVEEFKRVIEKIL comes from the coding sequence ATGATGAAAACAAAAGTTATTGTTTTAGCTGATAATGCAACAACTACACCAGGAAAATTATTTAGATATATAAATTCACTAAATGAACCTATTATAGTAAAAGAAACCTGTTTTGGATGTTATATAGAAGGAGAGGAAGAAATTGTTGATAGATTGGCACAGAAAATAAGAAATTTTGAGAGAAATAGGATATTCTGTAAAGACAGAGGATATGCTATATGGGATAAAAGAAGATGTAGGGCATTTAGAAAAGGTGGGGCAAGGGAAGGTTTTCACCAGTTAGAAGCTGAACAAAAAGTTTTAAGTTATATTGGTTTAGCATTAGATGAGATAGATAAGAACGGTGTAAAGCCTATAGAAGAAATTTTAGAAAAGGAGAAAAAAATTTTAGAAAAAGAAAGAAAATTACCTGTAGAAGAATTTAAAAGAGTAATTGAAAAGATACTATGA
- a CDS encoding OB-fold nucleic acid binding domain-containing protein: protein MKLNEKNITILALACCVIFCTLWLLLNPVKAEEKPISKTKEGDYVIIRGYIQDMKVKKDKFNHIIDIYRITVVNDSTIDIVAFGKTRKELLNYILSFYPRIKEGDVVEVKGKVSVYKGRYQIILNGIEDFKLIEKRNFEKDIYFSETPTNIYASRYGKVYHTLKDCPYGRRLNEENIIYFFSEEDAKKLGYKKCKWCEEHEKR, encoded by the coding sequence ATGAAGTTGAATGAAAAGAATATAACTATTTTAGCATTAGCATGCTGTGTTATATTTTGCACTTTATGGCTACTTTTAAATCCTGTAAAGGCTGAAGAAAAGCCCATATCAAAAACAAAAGAAGGAGATTATGTAATTATAAGAGGATATATTCAAGATATGAAAGTTAAAAAAGATAAATTTAACCATATAATTGATATTTATAGGATAACAGTTGTTAATGATTCTACAATAGATATTGTAGCTTTTGGAAAAACTAGAAAAGAGTTATTAAATTACATATTAAGTTTTTATCCTAGGATAAAAGAGGGAGATGTTGTAGAAGTTAAAGGAAAGGTTTCAGTTTATAAAGGGAGGTATCAAATTATTCTAAATGGTATAGAAGACTTTAAATTAATTGAAAAGAGAAATTTTGAAAAGGATATCTATTTTTCTGAAACTCCTACAAACATATATGCATCAAGATATGGAAAAGTTTATCACACTTTAAAAGATTGTCCATATGGAAGAAGATTAAATGAGGAGAATATTATCTATTTCTTTTCTGAAGAGGATGCTAAGAAGTTGGGATATAAAAAATGTAAATGGTGCGAAGAGCATGAAAAAAGATGA
- the hjc gene encoding Holliday junction resolvase Hjc, protein MSYKKGSSFERKLKELLEKEGFAVIRSAGSKGIDLIAGKNGKILIFECKSSNKNRFYINREDVEKLIKFSEIFGGKPYLAVKMQRKIFFIDPYLLSTNKKSFVIDKNIENFSLTFYDIIR, encoded by the coding sequence ATGAGTTATAAAAAAGGTAGCTCATTTGAGAGAAAGTTAAAAGAGCTTTTAGAGAAAGAAGGATTTGCGGTTATAAGAAGTGCTGGAAGTAAAGGGATAGACTTAATAGCTGGTAAAAATGGTAAAATTTTAATATTTGAATGTAAAAGTTCAAACAAAAATAGATTTTATATAAATAGAGAGGATGTTGAAAAATTAATAAAATTTTCTGAAATATTTGGAGGAAAGCCATATTTAGCTGTAAAAATGCAGAGAAAAATATTTTTTATTGATCCTTATTTACTCTCTACCAATAAAAAAAGCTTTGTCATTGACAAAAACATAGAGAATTTTTCTTTAACTTTTTATGATATAATTAGGTGA
- a CDS encoding ABC transporter ATP-binding protein: MLKTENLTVGYKDYVVVDNINLEVKEGEILCIIGPNGAGKSTLLKTIASYLKPIKGVVYLEGEIIHKITPQNLAKKLAVVLTERVNPGNLTGFDIIAIGRYPYTDVFGRLTEKDKEIILECAKSVNASHLLNKYFFEMSDGEKQKIMIARALAQEPRVLLLDEPTSFLDAKHKIELTLLLRKLADEKNLAIVVTLHDIELALRVVDKIVLIKDHKIIAYGYPEEIMDNKTVNYLYDIINANYNEVIGYFELKRRKKGKIFVICGAGSGANLLRFLVKNGYNVTVGVLHKGDADYFIAKAMELNIIEEKPFKEISKEKYMEALNEIKKADVVIYTDFPIGDINYLNKKLIEEAKKMGKAIKFENIDQLKYDLKIHLKNFKFFR, from the coding sequence ATGCTAAAAACAGAAAATTTAACTGTTGGTTATAAAGATTATGTTGTTGTTGATAATATAAATTTAGAAGTTAAAGAGGGAGAAATACTCTGTATTATTGGACCTAATGGGGCAGGAAAATCAACTTTGCTAAAAACTATAGCATCTTATTTAAAACCTATTAAAGGTGTAGTTTATTTAGAAGGAGAAATTATACACAAAATTACACCACAAAATCTTGCTAAGAAATTAGCTGTAGTTTTAACAGAGAGGGTAAATCCTGGAAATTTGACAGGTTTTGATATTATTGCTATTGGAAGATATCCATATACTGATGTTTTTGGAAGATTGACAGAAAAAGATAAAGAAATAATATTGGAATGTGCTAAATCTGTAAATGCTTCACACTTATTAAATAAATATTTTTTTGAAATGAGTGATGGAGAGAAACAAAAAATAATGATAGCAAGGGCATTAGCTCAAGAACCAAGAGTTTTACTATTAGATGAGCCTACAAGTTTTTTAGATGCAAAACATAAAATTGAGCTAACTTTATTGTTAAGAAAGTTAGCTGATGAGAAAAATTTGGCTATTGTTGTTACTCTGCATGATATAGAACTTGCTCTGAGAGTAGTAGATAAGATAGTTTTAATTAAAGACCATAAAATTATTGCTTATGGATACCCTGAAGAAATTATGGATAATAAAACTGTCAATTATCTATATGATATTATAAATGCTAATTATAATGAAGTTATTGGATATTTTGAACTAAAGAGGAGAAAAAAAGGGAAGATTTTTGTAATCTGTGGGGCTGGCAGTGGGGCTAATTTATTAAGATTTCTAGTAAAGAATGGTTATAATGTTACTGTTGGAGTATTGCATAAAGGGGATGCTGATTATTTTATAGCTAAGGCTATGGAATTAAATATTATAGAAGAAAAACCTTTTAAAGAAATTTCTAAAGAGAAGTATATGGAAGCTCTTAATGAAATAAAAAAAGCAGATGTTGTAATTTATACAGATTTTCCTATTGGAGATATAAACTATCTAAATAAAAAGCTTATTGAAGAGGCTAAAAAAATGGGAAAAGCTATAAAATTTGAAAATATTGATCAATTAAAATATGACTTAAAAATTCATTTAAAAAACTTTAAATTTTTTAGATAA
- a CDS encoding S-layer protein, with product MAISLKKIGAIAVAGAMLGTAVASGVAAQVTIIGDLTKDLFVKDGQPNCYVVVGANAPSTMDVVSAADIAAKIGSLCYKEANVEDGSAEIEVSAKADSDDVDIYTNGIPNGNATIFVAAADSDYSDNFATTTANINDTNSNVFDDTQVKNVKSLGDVATLMKIDDVDPSDWYNSDDDAAEVVFVKLENNSGSLTVDKKDAVYASIVYKDDLSTFKDTTTLKVGYRIPFLGEEYAVVKIDNDNDAIYIGKPVYDGVLKEGETYDLGNGYEVKVKAILTDNTNYKADVQILKDGKVVAEKFDTTPLKIIYNDIGVVVNKAWQDIPGNYGFAEVLITNNVKELDLGKEYVKDWKLYAVVNNSGTMELTDQLPPSSGNVVGIALRYEGDKLDDLDSGDSIAFPNNYVEFKLDDKDKKNKLYVYYEMDESKDTTLNIGEKTKVLNADIKLKGIKAEAQQVVPVTAPIAKLDTEVSLDNADRNLVLVGGPVANKLTKELVDEGKINLDNTSPATIAVIKGAANGHDVVVVAGGDREKTREAAEELLKKL from the coding sequence ATGGCTATAAGTTTAAAGAAAATTGGAGCTATAGCAGTTGCAGGTGCTATGTTAGGAACAGCAGTTGCTTCTGGTGTAGCTGCACAAGTTACTATTATAGGAGATTTAACAAAAGATTTATTTGTTAAAGATGGACAGCCAAACTGTTATGTAGTTGTTGGAGCTAATGCCCCATCAACAATGGATGTTGTCTCAGCAGCAGATATAGCTGCTAAGATAGGATCATTATGCTACAAGGAAGCGAATGTTGAAGATGGAAGTGCTGAAATTGAAGTAAGTGCAAAAGCTGACTCTGATGATGTAGATATATATACAAATGGTATTCCAAATGGTAATGCTACAATATTTGTAGCTGCAGCAGATAGTGACTATTCTGATAATTTTGCAACAACAACTGCAAATATAAATGATACTAATAGCAATGTATTTGACGATACCCAAGTAAAGAATGTCAAATCACTTGGAGATGTTGCAACTCTAATGAAAATAGATGATGTTGATCCATCAGATTGGTACAATAGCGATGATGATGCTGCAGAAGTTGTATTTGTAAAATTGGAAAACAATAGTGGTAGTTTAACAGTTGATAAAAAAGATGCAGTTTATGCATCTATAGTATATAAAGATGATTTATCAACTTTCAAGGATACAACCACTTTAAAAGTAGGATACAGAATTCCATTCTTAGGAGAAGAATATGCAGTTGTAAAAATAGATAATGATAATGATGCAATTTATATTGGTAAGCCAGTATATGATGGTGTATTGAAAGAAGGAGAAACATACGATTTAGGCAATGGATATGAAGTTAAGGTAAAAGCAATTTTAACAGACAATACTAACTATAAAGCAGACGTCCAAATATTAAAAGACGGTAAAGTAGTAGCTGAAAAGTTTGATACCACACCATTAAAAATAATATATAATGACATAGGTGTTGTTGTAAATAAAGCATGGCAAGACATTCCAGGTAATTATGGGTTTGCTGAAGTATTAATTACAAATAATGTTAAAGAATTAGATCTTGGAAAAGAGTATGTTAAAGATTGGAAGTTGTATGCCGTTGTAAATAATTCAGGAACTATGGAATTAACTGATCAACTACCACCAAGTAGTGGAAATGTTGTTGGTATAGCGTTAAGATATGAAGGAGACAAATTAGACGACTTAGACTCAGGAGATTCTATAGCATTTCCAAATAACTATGTAGAATTTAAGTTAGATGATAAAGATAAGAAAAATAAATTATATGTCTATTATGAAATGGATGAATCAAAAGATACAACATTAAATATAGGAGAAAAAACAAAAGTATTGAATGCAGATATAAAATTAAAAGGTATAAAAGCTGAAGCTCAGCAAGTAGTTCCAGTAACAGCACCAATCGCAAAATTAGATACAGAGGTTTCATTAGATAATGCTGACAGAAACCTTGTCTTAGTTGGTGGACCAGTAGCAAACAAATTAACAAAAGAGTTAGTAGATGAAGGTAAGATCAACTTAGATAATACAAGCCCTGCAACAATAGCTGTTATAAAAGGAGCTGCTAATGGACATGATGTTGTTGTAGTTGCTGGAGGAGATAGAGAGAAGACAAGAGAAGCTGCTGAGGAGTTGTTGAAGAAACTCTAA